In Polaromonas sp. JS666, one genomic interval encodes:
- a CDS encoding DegQ family serine endoprotease, giving the protein MLELNRKPLRSYLLAGLLGVVTATVVLPVAPAWAQVRTLPDFTDLVDQVGPSVVNIRTIEKVKASGAGSVDEQMLEFFRRFGIPVPPNMPRAPRPDRGQPQPDEEQPRGVGSGFILTGDGFVMTNAHVVEGADEVIVTLTDKREFKAKIIGADKRSDVAVVKIEASGLPAVKIGDINRLKVGEWVMAIGSPFGLENTVTAGIVSAKQRDTGDYLSFIQTDVAINPGNSGGPLINMRGEVVGINSQIYSRSGGFQGISFSIPIDEATRVSDQLRSSGRVTRGRIGVQIDQVSKEVAESIGLGSPRGALVRGVEAGAPAEKAGVEAGDIIIKFDGKQIEKSSDLPRMVGNVKPGTKAVVTVFRRGATRDLPVVIAEVEAEKPLRKASSPEAKPPVAGPAQALGLVVSDLPDAQKKELKIKGGVRVDSAEGGAARAGLREGDVIVAIANSEITTVKEFEAALAKIDKSKPVNVLFRRGELAQFVLIRPAR; this is encoded by the coding sequence ATGCTTGAATTGAACCGGAAACCCCTGCGCTCCTATTTGCTCGCAGGTCTGTTGGGCGTGGTGACAGCCACCGTGGTGCTGCCTGTCGCTCCCGCGTGGGCGCAGGTCCGCACGCTGCCTGACTTCACCGATCTGGTTGATCAGGTCGGCCCCTCGGTGGTGAACATCCGCACGATAGAAAAAGTGAAAGCCTCGGGTGCGGGAAGCGTGGATGAGCAAATGCTGGAGTTTTTCAGGCGTTTCGGGATTCCCGTACCACCCAACATGCCGCGCGCGCCGCGTCCAGACCGCGGCCAGCCCCAGCCCGACGAAGAGCAGCCGCGTGGTGTGGGTTCCGGCTTCATCCTCACGGGAGACGGTTTTGTCATGACCAATGCCCATGTGGTGGAGGGCGCCGATGAAGTGATTGTCACGCTGACTGACAAGCGTGAATTCAAGGCCAAAATCATCGGAGCGGACAAGCGCAGCGATGTGGCGGTCGTGAAGATAGAGGCAAGCGGGTTGCCGGCCGTGAAAATCGGTGACATCAACCGCCTGAAAGTGGGCGAATGGGTGATGGCCATCGGCTCACCGTTTGGCCTTGAAAACACCGTGACGGCGGGTATTGTGAGCGCCAAGCAGCGCGATACCGGCGACTACCTGTCCTTCATCCAGACCGATGTGGCCATCAACCCCGGCAACTCGGGTGGGCCCCTGATCAACATGCGCGGGGAGGTCGTGGGTATCAACAGCCAGATCTATTCACGTTCTGGCGGCTTTCAGGGCATTTCGTTTTCCATCCCGATTGACGAGGCAACGCGTGTTTCAGACCAGCTGCGCAGCAGTGGTCGGGTCACACGTGGACGCATCGGGGTGCAGATCGACCAGGTCAGCAAGGAAGTGGCCGAATCCATCGGTCTGGGCAGTCCCCGCGGGGCGCTGGTCAGAGGCGTGGAGGCTGGTGCACCTGCAGAAAAGGCAGGCGTAGAAGCCGGCGACATCATCATCAAGTTCGACGGCAAGCAGATCGAAAAATCCAGTGATCTTCCGCGCATGGTCGGCAATGTGAAGCCCGGCACCAAGGCGGTGGTGACCGTCTTCAGGCGGGGTGCTACCAGGGATTTGCCGGTGGTCATCGCGGAGGTGGAAGCAGAGAAGCCCCTTCGCAAGGCCTCGTCACCGGAAGCCAAACCGCCGGTCGCCGGCCCTGCACAGGCTTTGGGCCTGGTGGTGAGCGACCTGCCGGATGCACAGAAAAAGGAACTCAAGATCAAGGGCGGGGTCCGGGTAGACAGCGCCGAGGGTGGAGCCGCCCGTGCAGGACTTCGCGAGGGTGATGTGATCGTTGCGATTGCCAACTCCGAAATCACAACCGTCAAGGAGTTCGAGGCTGCGCTCGCAAAAATTGACAAGAGCAAGCCCGTCAATGTGCTGTTTCGCCGGGGAGAACTGGCGCAGTTTGTGTTGATCCGGCCGGCACGTTGA
- a CDS encoding MucB/RseB C-terminal domain-containing protein: protein MNYVAAQVPSPATASTPATAAESRSVNDWLMRMHEASKKRSYIGTFVVSSGGAMSSAKVWHVCEGNQQVERVETLTGAPRSIFRHNDQVVTFMPDHKVVRSEKRESLGMFPELLQSTDSRIADFYKMRHDGVERVAGVEADVVMLVPKDSMRFGYRIWTEQKKGLVVKLQTLDADGKVLEQAAFSELQLDAPVKMDQLIQMMGKVDGYRVEKPVMVKTTASAEGWVLKAPVAGFKPMSCYKRPAANAAPGAEPLQWIFSDGLASVSIFVEPYDRQRHEKESSLSLGATQTLTRQVDAYWVTIMGEVPMATLRHFANGLERKK from the coding sequence ATGAATTATGTAGCGGCCCAGGTGCCTTCGCCGGCCACGGCGTCCACGCCTGCCACGGCGGCGGAGTCCAGAAGCGTCAATGACTGGTTGATGCGCATGCACGAGGCCTCCAAAAAACGCTCCTATATTGGGACTTTTGTTGTTTCGTCGGGTGGCGCCATGTCGAGCGCAAAAGTCTGGCATGTCTGCGAAGGCAACCAGCAGGTGGAAAGGGTTGAAACCCTGACCGGGGCGCCGCGCTCTATCTTCCGGCACAACGATCAGGTCGTTACATTCATGCCCGACCACAAGGTGGTGCGCAGCGAAAAACGGGAATCCCTGGGTATGTTTCCCGAGTTGCTCCAGTCAACCGACAGCCGCATTGCCGATTTCTACAAGATGCGGCATGACGGCGTAGAGCGGGTGGCTGGCGTCGAAGCGGACGTCGTGATGCTGGTTCCCAAGGACAGCATGCGTTTTGGCTACCGTATTTGGACCGAGCAAAAAAAGGGCCTGGTGGTGAAGTTGCAGACCCTGGACGCTGATGGCAAGGTGCTCGAGCAGGCCGCGTTTTCGGAGCTGCAGCTCGATGCGCCGGTCAAAATGGACCAGCTTATCCAGATGATGGGCAAGGTGGACGGCTATCGCGTTGAGAAGCCTGTGATGGTGAAGACCACGGCCAGCGCCGAAGGCTGGGTGCTCAAAGCGCCTGTTGCCGGGTTTAAACCCATGAGCTGCTACAAGCGCCCCGCGGCGAACGCCGCGCCAGGTGCCGAGCCTCTGCAATGGATTTTCTCCGACGGGCTGGCCTCCGTCTCCATCTTTGTGGAACCCTATGACCGGCAACGCCATGAGAAGGAATCCAGCCTGTCACTGGGGGCCACCCAGACGCTGACCAGGCAAGTGGACGCTTACTGGGTAACCATCATGGGTGAAGTTCCCATGGCAACTTTGCGCCATTTTGCCAATGGGCTGGAGCGGAAAAAGTAG
- a CDS encoding sigma-E factor negative regulatory protein → MQTSELMSALADGQLGGEDFAAALQACQHDESAFASWAAYHVIGEVLRSPEPVVHGADLAFLGRLNQRLSQEPQEPLLRARHQPVPPDSAAQARGKTGANVVHHRGAASNDSMLPWKWVAGVASLAAISAIAWNASGLLMPDAPQLAQGPAQQVLVASPQGPIVRDARLEELLAAHKQLGGASALQVPSGFLRNATFETPQNAGR, encoded by the coding sequence ATGCAAACCAGTGAACTCATGTCTGCCCTGGCCGATGGCCAGCTGGGTGGTGAGGACTTTGCCGCCGCACTTCAGGCCTGCCAGCACGACGAATCTGCGTTTGCCAGCTGGGCCGCCTACCATGTGATCGGCGAGGTGTTGCGGTCCCCTGAGCCCGTGGTGCACGGGGCGGACCTGGCCTTTCTGGGGCGGCTGAACCAGCGCCTTTCGCAAGAGCCACAAGAGCCGTTGCTTCGGGCGCGCCACCAGCCTGTTCCCCCTGATTCAGCGGCGCAAGCCAGGGGAAAAACTGGTGCGAACGTGGTCCACCACCGCGGCGCGGCATCCAATGACAGCATGCTGCCCTGGAAGTGGGTGGCCGGCGTTGCTTCCCTGGCAGCCATTTCCGCCATCGCGTGGAACGCCTCGGGCCTGCTGATGCCTGATGCACCGCAGCTTGCCCAAGGCCCGGCTCAGCAGGTGCTGGTGGCTTCACCGCAGGGTCCGATAGTGCGCGATGCCCGGCTGGAGGAGCTGCTGGCCGCACACAAGCAGTTGGGTGGTGCATCCGCCTTGCAGGTGCCGTCGGGGTTTTTGCGAAACGCCACCTTTGAAACGCCTCAGAATGCAGGGCGTTGA
- the rpoE gene encoding RNA polymerase sigma factor RpoE, with protein MTADGTPLPSEKAADSDAMLVERAVAGDQKAFELLVIKYQRRIQRLIGRMVRDVDLVEDIAQETFIRAYRALAQFRGEAQFYTWLYRIAVNTAKKALMDLKRDPTVSENSFKSGEDDETSPLENELTSSETPDAVLASKEIAEMVNAAMEALPEELRQAITLREIEGLSYEEISEAMNCPIGTVRSRIFRAREAISGKVKPLLENQSGKRW; from the coding sequence ATGACTGCGGACGGGACACCCCTGCCATCCGAAAAAGCGGCTGATAGCGACGCCATGCTGGTCGAGCGCGCCGTGGCCGGGGACCAAAAGGCCTTTGAGCTGCTGGTGATCAAGTACCAGCGCCGCATTCAGCGCCTGATAGGGCGCATGGTGCGCGATGTGGATCTGGTGGAAGACATCGCCCAGGAAACGTTTATCCGGGCCTACCGCGCCCTGGCCCAGTTCCGGGGCGAGGCCCAGTTCTACACCTGGCTCTACCGGATTGCGGTCAATACCGCCAAAAAAGCCCTGATGGATCTCAAGCGGGATCCCACCGTTTCCGAAAATTCCTTTAAATCCGGAGAGGACGATGAAACTTCCCCGCTGGAAAACGAACTAACTAGCTCGGAAACGCCGGATGCCGTATTGGCCAGCAAGGAAATTGCGGAAATGGTCAACGCAGCTATGGAAGCATTGCCGGAAGAGCTTCGTCAGGCCATCACTTTGCGCGAAATCGAAGGGTTGAGCTATGAAGAAATCTCTGAGGCCATGAATTGTCCCATTGGCACAGTGCGGTCCCGTATTTTCAGGGCGCGTGAAGCGATCTCTGGGAAAGTCAAGCCCTTGCTGGAAAACCAGTCAGGCAAGCGCTGGTGA
- the fabF gene encoding beta-ketoacyl-ACP synthase II: MSRRRVVVTGLGCVSPVGTTVADSWTNLLAGTPGIDLITQFDASNFACKFAGEVKGFKIEDYIPEKEARHMDRFIHLGLAAACQAVADSGLPTGDALGEELATRIGCNIGSGIGGLPMIEQTHAELVNRGPRRISPFFVPASIINMISGHVSIKFGFKGPNIAVVTACTTGLHAIGLSARMIEYGDCDVMVAGGAESCVSPLGVGGFAAARALSTRNDDPKTASRPWDKDRDGFVLGEGGGVLVLEEYEHAKARGAKIYAEVIGFGMSADAYHMTSPDINGPRRSMAMALKNAGVNADQVQYLNAHGTSTPLGDLNETNAIKAAFGSHAKNMVVSSTKSMTGHLLGGAGGIESVFTVLALHHQKIPPTINMFSQDPECDLDYCANVARDANIEFAVKNNFGFGGTNGTLVFKRV, encoded by the coding sequence ATGAGCCGTCGTCGTGTCGTCGTGACAGGTTTGGGTTGCGTGAGCCCGGTAGGTACTACCGTCGCCGATTCCTGGACCAATTTGCTTGCCGGTACTCCCGGCATTGACCTGATCACGCAATTTGATGCAAGCAACTTTGCCTGCAAGTTTGCGGGCGAGGTGAAGGGTTTCAAGATCGAGGATTACATCCCCGAAAAGGAGGCCCGGCACATGGACCGCTTCATTCACCTGGGCTTGGCTGCGGCGTGCCAGGCGGTCGCTGACAGTGGCTTGCCTACGGGAGATGCGCTCGGTGAAGAACTGGCTACCCGCATCGGTTGCAACATCGGCTCGGGCATAGGCGGTTTGCCCATGATCGAGCAGACACACGCCGAACTGGTGAATCGCGGCCCGCGCCGCATTTCCCCGTTTTTTGTGCCTGCGTCCATCATCAACATGATCTCCGGGCATGTTTCCATCAAGTTTGGCTTCAAGGGGCCCAACATCGCTGTCGTGACGGCCTGCACGACTGGTCTTCATGCCATCGGACTGTCGGCGCGCATGATCGAGTACGGTGACTGCGACGTGATGGTCGCCGGCGGTGCCGAGTCCTGCGTCTCGCCTTTGGGTGTTGGCGGCTTTGCCGCGGCCCGCGCGCTGTCGACCCGCAATGACGACCCCAAGACCGCTTCACGTCCCTGGGACAAGGACCGCGACGGGTTTGTGTTGGGCGAGGGCGGCGGTGTTCTGGTGCTCGAGGAGTACGAGCACGCGAAGGCGCGCGGCGCGAAGATCTATGCTGAAGTCATCGGTTTTGGCATGAGCGCCGACGCCTATCACATGACCTCACCCGACATCAATGGCCCCCGCCGTTCGATGGCCATGGCATTGAAAAATGCAGGCGTCAATGCCGATCAGGTTCAGTACCTCAATGCGCACGGAACCTCCACGCCGCTGGGTGACCTGAACGAAACCAATGCCATCAAGGCGGCATTTGGCAGCCACGCAAAGAACATGGTGGTCAGTTCGACCAAGTCGATGACGGGCCATCTGCTGGGCGGCGCCGGCGGCATTGAGTCGGTATTCACCGTGCTGGCGTTGCATCACCAGAAGATTCCTCCGACCATCAACATGTTCAGCCAGGATCCCGAGTGCGACCTGGATTACTGCGCCAACGTGGCGCGCGACGCCAACATTGAGTTTGCGGTCAAAAACAATTTTGGATTCGGCGGCACCAACGGCACGCTGGTTTTCAAGCGCGTCTGA
- the acpP gene encoding acyl carrier protein, whose product MSDIEARVKKIIAEQLGVEEGQVTSEKAFVADLGADSLDTVELVMALEDEFGIEIPDEDAEKITTVQNAIDYANTHQKA is encoded by the coding sequence ATGAGCGATATCGAAGCACGTGTTAAGAAAATCATTGCCGAACAACTTGGCGTGGAAGAGGGTCAAGTCACCAGTGAAAAAGCCTTTGTGGCGGATCTCGGCGCTGACTCGCTTGACACCGTAGAGCTGGTCATGGCCCTGGAAGACGAGTTTGGCATTGAGATTCCCGACGAAGACGCCGAGAAGATCACCACCGTCCAGAATGCGATTGATTACGCCAATACCCATCAAAAGGCTTGA
- the fabG gene encoding 3-oxoacyl-ACP reductase FabG, with protein sequence MNEVKFEGQVALVTGASRGIGAAIALELAQKGLKVIGTATSDEGAAKIGQALAAFPGCAGRNLNVNDGAAAEALIDSIVKEHGGLQVLVNNAGITRDMLAMRLKDDDWDAVLDTNLKAVFRMSRAVMRTMMKQRYGRIISITSVVGASGNAGQSNYAAAKAGVAGMTRALARELGSRNITVNCVAPGFIETDMTASLPEEQQKALLGQIPLGHLGKPQDIAHTVAFVASPQAAYITGQEIHVNGGMYM encoded by the coding sequence ATGAATGAAGTCAAGTTTGAGGGGCAGGTTGCGCTGGTCACCGGTGCATCGCGCGGCATAGGCGCTGCCATCGCGCTGGAGCTGGCCCAGAAGGGCCTGAAGGTAATCGGTACGGCCACCAGTGATGAAGGGGCGGCCAAAATCGGCCAGGCTCTCGCTGCTTTCCCGGGCTGTGCCGGCAGGAACCTGAATGTGAATGATGGAGCGGCCGCCGAAGCGCTGATAGACAGCATTGTCAAGGAACACGGCGGTCTGCAGGTGCTGGTCAACAATGCCGGCATCACGCGTGACATGCTGGCGATGCGCCTGAAGGACGACGACTGGGATGCAGTCCTCGACACCAATCTCAAGGCGGTGTTTCGCATGAGCCGCGCCGTGATGCGCACCATGATGAAGCAGCGCTATGGCCGCATCATCAGCATTACCTCGGTGGTGGGTGCGTCCGGCAACGCGGGTCAGTCCAACTACGCCGCCGCCAAGGCGGGTGTGGCGGGCATGACGCGTGCATTGGCGCGAGAACTGGGCTCACGCAACATCACGGTCAACTGTGTGGCGCCGGGCTTTATCGAGACCGACATGACGGCCAGCCTCCCTGAAGAGCAGCAAAAAGCGCTGCTGGGGCAAATTCCGCTGGGCCATCTCGGCAAGCCGCAGGATATTGCGCATACCGTGGCCTTTGTGGCCAGTCCGCAAGCGGCCTACATCACGGGCCAGGAAATTCATGTCAACGGCGGCATGTACATGTAG
- the fabD gene encoding ACP S-malonyltransferase, translating to MKSFAVVFPGQGSQSVGMLDAWGDHAVVRQTLLEASDALGQDVGQLIKNGPKETLALTTNTQPVMLVAGVAAYRAWIAETGAAPAAVAGHSLGEYSALVAAGVLSLAQAAPLVRFRAQAMQDAVPVGVGAMAAILGMDAARVIEGCAEAVRTFGPNTDEVVEAVNFNDPLQTVIAGSKAAVDKACEVLKANGAKRALPLPVSAPFHSSLMKPAAEKLREKLAAVDFAVPQIPVINNIEVAVETDADRIRAALYEQAFGPVRWVECVQAIKARGLTTIVECGPGKVLTGMVKRIDPELTGAPLFDPASMADVKEMLA from the coding sequence TTGAAATCGTTCGCTGTTGTTTTTCCCGGCCAGGGTTCGCAGTCGGTGGGCATGCTGGACGCCTGGGGCGACCATGCTGTTGTCCGGCAAACACTCCTGGAAGCTTCTGATGCCTTGGGGCAGGACGTCGGCCAGCTGATCAAGAACGGGCCCAAAGAGACCCTCGCTCTGACGACCAATACCCAGCCGGTGATGCTGGTGGCGGGTGTGGCTGCCTACCGGGCGTGGATCGCGGAAACCGGCGCGGCGCCAGCTGCCGTGGCTGGCCATTCGCTGGGCGAGTATTCGGCGCTGGTGGCCGCGGGGGTGTTGTCGCTGGCGCAAGCCGCCCCGCTGGTGCGCTTTCGGGCCCAGGCCATGCAGGATGCCGTGCCCGTGGGGGTGGGCGCGATGGCGGCCATCCTGGGCATGGACGCGGCCCGGGTCATTGAGGGTTGTGCCGAGGCAGTCCGCACCTTTGGACCCAATACCGATGAGGTTGTGGAAGCCGTCAATTTCAACGACCCCCTGCAGACCGTCATTGCGGGCAGCAAGGCTGCGGTGGACAAGGCTTGCGAAGTGCTCAAAGCCAACGGCGCGAAGCGGGCCTTGCCGCTGCCGGTGTCGGCGCCGTTTCATTCGAGCCTGATGAAACCGGCCGCCGAGAAGCTCAGGGAAAAACTCGCTGCCGTCGATTTCGCGGTTCCGCAGATTCCCGTCATCAACAATATAGAAGTGGCGGTGGAGACGGATGCCGATCGCATTCGTGCGGCGCTTTATGAACAGGCGTTCGGACCGGTACGCTGGGTGGAGTGTGTCCAGGCCATCAAGGCGCGGGGGCTCACGACCATCGTCGAGTGCGGGCCGGGCAAGGTGCTGACCGGCATGGTCAAAAGGATAGACCCGGAATTGACGGGCGCGCCCCTGTTTGATCCGGCCTCGATGGCAGATGTGAAGGAGATGCTGGCATGA
- a CDS encoding beta-ketoacyl-ACP synthase III has translation MTRYSRITGTGSYLPPRRLTNAELAAELATKGVETSDEWIVERTGIRARHFAAPDVSSSDLAVKAARHALEAAGRQASDIDLIIVATSTPDMVFPSAACIVQNKLGIAGCPAFDVQAVCSGFVYALTVADALIKTGSATKALVIGAEVFSRILDFSDRTTCVLFGDGAGAVVLEASETPGILASDLHADGKHVGILCVPGNVSGGQVLGDPLLKMDGQAVFKLAVGVLESSARAALAKANLRDTDIDWLIPHQANIRIMQSTAKKLKVPPEKLIVTVDEHGNTSAASIPLALDASVRSGKVKKGDTLMLEGVGGGFTWGAVLLNY, from the coding sequence ATGACCCGTTATTCACGCATCACTGGCACCGGTAGTTATTTGCCACCGCGCCGACTGACCAATGCCGAGCTGGCCGCTGAGCTGGCCACCAAGGGCGTTGAAACTTCCGACGAATGGATTGTGGAGCGCACCGGCATCCGGGCCCGCCATTTCGCCGCGCCCGATGTGTCCAGCAGCGACCTCGCCGTGAAAGCTGCCCGGCACGCGCTGGAGGCGGCAGGCCGTCAGGCGTCCGACATTGACCTGATCATTGTTGCGACGTCGACGCCAGACATGGTGTTTCCCTCCGCCGCGTGCATCGTGCAGAACAAACTCGGTATTGCGGGTTGCCCCGCCTTTGATGTCCAGGCCGTTTGCAGTGGATTTGTTTATGCACTGACCGTGGCCGACGCGTTGATCAAAACCGGCTCGGCCACCAAGGCGCTGGTTATTGGCGCGGAAGTGTTCTCGCGCATCCTGGATTTTTCGGACAGGACCACCTGCGTGCTGTTTGGCGATGGCGCAGGTGCCGTGGTGCTGGAAGCGTCGGAGACGCCCGGCATCCTTGCCAGCGATCTGCATGCTGACGGCAAGCATGTCGGCATCCTGTGCGTACCGGGCAATGTATCGGGTGGCCAGGTGCTGGGCGATCCCCTCCTCAAAATGGACGGGCAGGCCGTGTTCAAGCTGGCCGTTGGCGTTCTTGAAAGCTCGGCCCGGGCCGCGCTGGCCAAAGCCAACCTGCGGGATACGGATATCGACTGGCTGATTCCGCACCAGGCCAACATCCGCATCATGCAGAGCACAGCGAAGAAGCTGAAGGTGCCCCCGGAAAAGCTGATCGTCACGGTCGACGAGCATGGCAACACCTCGGCAGCGTCCATCCCGCTGGCGCTGGATGCGTCCGTGCGCAGCGGCAAGGTGAAAAAAGGTGACACCCTCATGCTCGAAGGCGTGGGCGGCGGCTTTACCTGGGGTGCGGTGCTTCTCAACTATTGA
- the plsX gene encoding phosphate acyltransferase PlsX produces MIRIAVDAMGGDVGPDVTVPASLAFLSGHPEAALVLVGQPDVLAAHPQYALLQSHPRCQFVAASEVVTMDDPIEIALRRKKNSSMRVAMNQVKEGVAQAAVSAGNTGALMAIARYVLKTMEGIDRPAIATQLPNAAGGATTVLDLGANVDCTADHLLQFAVMGSALVAAISGKPAPSVGLLNIGEEAIKGSEIIKKAGDLLRSASISGDLNFYGNVEGNDIFKGTTDIVVCDGFVGNVALKASEGLASMIGGFIKAEFSRNILTKFAAIVAYPVLTAFKNRVDHRRYNGAALLGLQGLVFKSHGSADAFAFERALNRAYDAARNNLLERVRERIAHAAPLLLVAAQMAPASDGVSAVSSMAVDPAVSTPAH; encoded by the coding sequence ATGATCAGGATTGCTGTCGATGCCATGGGGGGCGACGTTGGCCCGGACGTGACCGTCCCGGCCAGCCTGGCCTTTCTGAGTGGCCATCCGGAAGCAGCGCTGGTTCTGGTGGGGCAGCCCGATGTTCTGGCGGCCCACCCGCAGTACGCCCTGCTGCAGTCACACCCCCGTTGCCAGTTCGTTGCCGCGAGCGAGGTCGTCACCATGGACGATCCGATAGAGATCGCCTTGCGGCGAAAGAAGAACTCGTCCATGCGCGTGGCCATGAACCAGGTCAAGGAGGGTGTTGCCCAGGCGGCCGTGTCTGCCGGCAACACCGGCGCGCTGATGGCCATTGCCCGCTACGTGCTGAAAACCATGGAGGGCATAGACCGGCCCGCCATTGCGACACAGCTGCCCAATGCCGCAGGTGGCGCGACCACGGTGCTGGACCTCGGCGCCAATGTGGATTGCACGGCGGATCATTTGCTGCAGTTTGCGGTGATGGGTTCAGCCCTGGTGGCGGCCATTTCCGGTAAACCTGCGCCCAGCGTAGGGCTGCTTAATATCGGTGAAGAGGCAATAAAGGGCAGCGAAATCATCAAAAAAGCCGGCGATTTGCTGCGATCTGCTTCTATTTCCGGTGATCTCAATTTCTACGGAAACGTTGAGGGCAACGATATTTTCAAGGGCACCACGGATATCGTGGTGTGCGATGGCTTTGTCGGCAATGTGGCCCTGAAGGCCAGCGAGGGGCTGGCGAGCATGATTGGGGGCTTCATTAAAGCGGAGTTTTCGCGCAACATCTTGACGAAATTCGCGGCAATTGTGGCCTATCCTGTGCTAACTGCGTTTAAAAATCGGGTAGATCACAGGCGTTACAACGGTGCCGCATTGCTGGGTCTGCAGGGCCTGGTTTTCAAAAGCCATGGATCCGCAGATGCTTTTGCTTTTGAGCGGGCACTCAATCGGGCTTATGATGCGGCTCGTAACAATTTGCTTGAGAGAGTTCGCGAACGCATCGCCCATGCCGCCCCCTTGTTGCTGGTTGCAGCACAGATGGCACCGGCCAGTGATGGAGTGAGTGCGGTTTCTTCGATGGCAGTTGACCCAGCAGTCTCTACACCGGCACACTAA
- the rpmF gene encoding 50S ribosomal protein L32: MAVQQNKKSPSKRGMHRSHNALTVPGIAVESTTGETHLRHHISPTGFYRGRKVLKTKSEA; the protein is encoded by the coding sequence ATGGCCGTCCAGCAGAACAAAAAGTCACCTTCCAAGCGCGGCATGCACCGCTCGCACAACGCACTCACCGTGCCAGGCATCGCTGTGGAATCCACCACGGGCGAAACCCACCTGCGTCACCACATCAGCCCCACCGGTTTTTACCGTGGCCGCAAGGTGCTGAAAACCAAATCCGAAGCGTAA
- a CDS encoding YceD family protein: MSRSLQAHRLNMQAFAHDGVTLVETTLLQELERLAEETQELGPDSAVKWRARGELRPRAGADDEVWLHLQAEAAVPLTCQRCMGVVVTPVQVDQWYRFVADEDIAMAEDDQSEEDLLVMEPQFDLLAVLEDELLMALPLVPMHDECPVAPKLQAGEVEIGAEAGQKPNPFAALAQLKKK; encoded by the coding sequence ATGTCCAGATCTCTTCAAGCCCACCGCCTCAACATGCAAGCCTTCGCCCACGACGGTGTGACGCTTGTCGAAACCACTTTGCTACAAGAATTGGAGCGGCTGGCCGAGGAAACACAGGAGCTGGGGCCTGATTCGGCTGTGAAGTGGCGGGCTCGTGGGGAGTTGCGTCCCCGCGCCGGTGCCGACGACGAGGTCTGGCTGCATTTGCAGGCGGAGGCGGCTGTGCCGCTGACCTGCCAGCGCTGCATGGGGGTGGTTGTCACCCCTGTCCAGGTGGATCAGTGGTACCGCTTTGTTGCCGACGAAGACATTGCGATGGCCGAGGACGATCAGTCCGAAGAAGATCTGCTGGTCATGGAGCCACAATTTGACCTGCTGGCCGTTCTGGAGGACGAGTTGTTGATGGCCTTGCCGCTGGTGCCCATGCATGACGAATGCCCGGTGGCGCCCAAGCTGCAGGCGGGGGAGGTAGAGATCGGCGCCGAGGCCGGTCAGAAGCCCAATCCTTTCGCGGCGCTGGCGCAGCTCAAGAAAAAGTAA
- a CDS encoding Maf family nucleotide pyrophosphatase, translating to MNSALNPVAASTAATALTPTSRPLVLGSTSPYRRELLQRLHLPFEVATPDVDETPLPGETPRLLAERLALAKARAVARNFPHAVVIGSDQVADLNGLPLGKPGTHERAVAQLRQMRGQTVVFQTAVAVVCLDSGFEQSSLAAVRVTFRNLTDGEIENYLRAEQPYDCAGSAKSEGLGIALLESIDNDDPTALVGLPLIRTCKMIQAAGVALFADRGEHP from the coding sequence ATGAACTCTGCCCTCAACCCGGTCGCCGCATCAACGGCAGCCACGGCCCTTACGCCCACAAGTCGCCCATTGGTGCTGGGCTCGACCTCGCCTTATCGCCGCGAACTGCTGCAGCGCCTGCACCTCCCGTTTGAGGTGGCAACTCCCGACGTTGATGAGACACCGCTGCCCGGCGAAACGCCCCGCCTGCTGGCTGAACGTCTGGCACTCGCCAAGGCACGCGCGGTGGCTCGCAATTTTCCGCATGCGGTGGTGATCGGTTCCGACCAGGTGGCCGACCTGAACGGCCTGCCGCTGGGCAAGCCGGGCACCCATGAACGGGCGGTTGCTCAGCTGCGCCAGATGCGGGGCCAGACGGTGGTGTTTCAAACGGCCGTGGCCGTGGTGTGCCTGGATAGCGGGTTCGAGCAAAGCAGCCTGGCAGCCGTGCGGGTGACATTCCGGAACCTCACCGATGGCGAGATCGAAAACTACCTGCGCGCCGAGCAGCCTTATGACTGTGCCGGCAGCGCCAAAAGCGAAGGCCTGGGCATCGCGCTGCTCGAATCGATTGACAACGACGACCCGACCGCACTGGTCGGCCTGCCGCTGATACGTACCTGCAAAATGATCCAGGCGGCCGGCGTAGCCCTGTTCGCGGACCGCGGGGAACACCCATGA